The DNA window TATAATTCCCACTTTATGCTAATTGTTATAAGTGGTTATATTCTCAAATTAATAATTTAGCCATTTTATATTATTCTGTTAAGGTTAAATTAGATTTCTTGTACATATTCCAAAATGAAAATAATAAAAGTAATATTAGTACGGAGGAACAGCAATAACTAATGATTTCACCTGTATAAAATGCCTTTGGTTTGAATTCCAATACTAATTCACTTTTACCAGAGGACACTTGAACGCCACGCAAGGCATAATTTACTCTAAACAATTCAATTTCTTTCTCATTAAGTTTTGCCGTCCAACCAAGATTAGGGCCATACCATATTTCTGACAACACGGCCAATTGATCCGAATTTGTTTCAACCTGATATTTAATTTTATTTGGTTCGTAGCTGATTAACTGAATGGTTCCATTTCCATCTCCTGCCTGATTTATTTTATCCTTCCATTCATTATGTAAGATGGCAGTCTGTTTTAAATCCCTTTTCATAAGGAGGTTTATTTCTTCATCAGCATTGTCAACCCACTCAATATTCTTAACAAACCAGGCTGCTCCATTTGCTGATGGATTGGGAAGCACAACCTCTTTCCCCTTTTCTCCGTAAATTAGGTATTTTGTGTTCAGCATATTTAATACCTGCAGTTGATTCATATTGGAAATAAAATTGCTATCAGAAATATTTCCATTAAAGGTTTGTAGAATTGACTGCATCTTATTCCGTTCTTCATCAATACAACGGTCAATTAGATCTTGATACCTCCTCAATTTTGCGGGATGATAACCACCTATCGTGTGGTGAAAATAGGATGGGAAAGAATTATTATAAGTATCGATTGAATTATCCAGAACTCTGTATCCTGGATTTTTGTCTGCCAGGATTTGTTTGTCTACCTCCCTTGGTTCAAAAATTGAAGATTTAATATTTTGTTTAACAAAATCTCCTTGTGTAATGTATCTGCTGTTGATGGAAAACAAATCAAATAAGGAGATTGCGGCAATGATTGCAACGAAAACATATTTATTTATTTTCTGAATATTATAAAAATAAACGGCACCTCCTGCTAATATGATTAAAACCAATGCTCTTAAAGCATCTCCGGTCATCATAGCTTCTCGAAGTTGAACTATTATTTTTATTTCTTCACCGGTTTGTCCTTTACTGAGATCAAAAGATCCTGGCCCCATGAGCCAGAAAAAAATACAAAATACAGAGAGTATACCAGTAGTGTAATACAATGATTTCTTTAATGCCTTGACTTCAAAACTGTCACTAAAAATTTTTCCTATCGTATAGACTCCAAAAACAGTACAGTATATTGATGCAATACTGAGGACAGAACTTGGTGCTCTGAATTTATTGTAGTAGGGCAAGTAGTCAAAGAGAATTCTATTGAGAATTTCAAAGTTTTTCCCTAGAGATAAAAGACAAAGAAGAGGTAAACTCAAGGCAAACCACCATTTTGTTTTACCAGGAATTAGGAAGCATCCCAATATAAAAAAGAAGACTAAAACAATTCCAAAATAAAAGGGTCCTCCCGTAAATGGTAATGACCCCCAATAAGTCGGAACACGAGTATTTGTATTGACCGGGATACGCAAATTTTTAAGTTCTGATTTAAGTGCGCTGTTATTTACCGCTCTTTCTCCATTTGCTCCACCTGCAACTCCAGGAATTAAGGTGGCGCATAAATCTACCCATCCATTGCTCCAGTTCATGGCATAATCCCATTCAAGTCCATTTTTATTGCTTGATTCTCCTGAAGTATTTGAGCTGGAAAGTACGGACCCTCCTCTCATAGTTTGTTTAACATATTCTTGTGTCGTCCACATCATGGTGGCAGATGAACAAAG is part of the Candidatus Vicinibacter affinis genome and encodes:
- a CDS encoding YfhO family protein, which translates into the protein MNKFNLKKLLPHFLMIFGLWVVSALYFLPAFKGKVLQQGDIQSWEAMAHEGIEYNKTHDDVALWSNSMFGGMPMYQTAMPMQGNLLRYIQNIPYSLAKSPVNTFFGIMLFTYLALLLFGVQLYIAALGGILVALSTGNMLLLEAGHMTKLLVMAYAGLTLAGIWLVYHKKLLLGLTVFGFGFALQVMNNHVQMSYYILLGAVPLFIIYLIERIKSGDWVNFLKANFLLGLVAFLGLCSSATMMWTTQEYVKQTMRGGSVLSSSNTSGESSNKNGLEWDYAMNWSNGWVDLCATLIPGVAGGANGERAVNNSALKSELKNLRIPVNTNTRVPTYWGSLPFTGGPFYFGIVLVFFFILGCFLIPGKTKWWFALSLPLLCLLSLGKNFEILNRILFDYLPYYNKFRAPSSVLSIASIYCTVFGVYTIGKIFSDSFEVKALKKSLYYTTGILSVFCIFFWLMGPGSFDLSKGQTGEEIKIIVQLREAMMTGDALRALVLIILAGGAVYFYNIQKINKYVFVAIIAAISLFDLFSINSRYITQGDFVKQNIKSSIFEPREVDKQILADKNPGYRVLDNSIDTYNNSFPSYFHHTIGGYHPAKLRRYQDLIDRCIDEERNKMQSILQTFNGNISDSNFISNMNQLQVLNMLNTKYLIYGEKGKEVVLPNPSANGAAWFVKNIEWVDNADEEINLLMKRDLKQTAILHNEWKDKINQAGDGNGTIQLISYEPNKIKYQVETNSDQLAVLSEIWYGPNLGWTAKLNEKEIELFRVNYALRGVQVSSGKSELVLEFKPKAFYTGEIISYCCSSVLILLLLFSFWNMYKKSNLTLTE